The following are encoded together in the Gordonia insulae genome:
- a CDS encoding MBL fold metallo-hydrolase: protein MIGKKVNFRISRVDAGSSSAFLVHSDVVNWILLQAGSDITLIDAGYPGQASDVVESIRQIGGRPEDIRGALLTHAHVDHLGGLVSLSEQYGFDVFMDPVEVSHARRDHLQQAGPADIVPIAYRPRVLRWLATVTPLGVLSRTGIPDAKPFPDPLDLPGRPLPVAAHGHTDGHSAYLVADGQVLVSGDALVSGHPISKIDGPQCISNAFQHDVETARRTVRSFTTLDATTLFPGHGPRVDGSVAAAARRALEVS from the coding sequence GTGATCGGGAAGAAGGTCAACTTCCGGATCAGCCGGGTCGACGCGGGTTCGTCGTCGGCGTTTCTGGTCCACAGCGATGTCGTCAACTGGATTCTGCTGCAAGCGGGTTCGGACATCACGCTGATCGACGCGGGTTATCCGGGTCAGGCGTCGGATGTGGTCGAGTCGATCCGGCAGATCGGTGGTCGGCCGGAGGACATCCGCGGCGCCCTGCTCACCCACGCCCACGTCGACCACCTCGGCGGACTCGTCTCGCTGAGTGAGCAGTACGGGTTCGACGTGTTCATGGACCCGGTCGAGGTGTCCCACGCCCGCCGCGACCACCTGCAGCAGGCGGGCCCCGCCGACATCGTGCCGATCGCCTACCGGCCGCGAGTGCTGCGCTGGTTGGCCACCGTGACCCCGCTGGGAGTGCTGAGCCGGACCGGTATTCCGGACGCCAAGCCGTTTCCGGATCCGCTCGATCTGCCGGGACGCCCGCTCCCGGTCGCAGCACATGGCCACACCGACGGGCACAGCGCGTACCTCGTCGCCGACGGTCAGGTCCTGGTGTCCGGCGATGCGCTGGTCAGCGGGCACCCGATCTCGAAGATCGATGGTCCGCAATGCATCTCGAACGCCTTTCAACACGACGTCGAGACCGCGCGACGGACCGTCCGGTCATTCACCACCCTGGACGCGACGACCCTGTTCCCGGGACACGGACCCCGGGTCGACGGGTCGGTGGCAGCCGCCGCGCGCCGGGCACTCGAGGTGTCCTGA
- a CDS encoding SRPBCC family protein → MSTELELDRIEREITIAAPAQKVWALVSEPGWYINDSQIVEHRIEEDGDLSVVHDPTHGKFAFRTVSLDEPRYAAFRWLADPDVVDSESTLVEFWVTPDDTGDGVVLKVAESGFASLPGTAAERRQRFDGNVEGWRIELGLARDHLAG, encoded by the coding sequence ATGAGCACAGAACTCGAACTGGATCGCATCGAACGCGAGATCACCATTGCCGCACCGGCACAGAAGGTGTGGGCGTTGGTCAGCGAACCGGGCTGGTACATCAACGACTCGCAGATCGTGGAGCATCGCATCGAGGAGGACGGCGATCTCTCCGTTGTCCACGACCCGACCCACGGGAAGTTCGCCTTCCGCACGGTGAGCCTGGACGAACCGCGCTATGCGGCCTTCCGCTGGCTCGCGGATCCTGATGTCGTGGACAGTGAGTCGACCCTCGTCGAGTTCTGGGTCACCCCGGACGACACCGGGGACGGAGTGGTCCTCAAGGTCGCGGAGAGCGGATTCGCCTCTCTGCCCGGGACGGCGGCGGAGCGCCGGCAGAGATTCGACGGCAACGTCGAGGGCTGGCGGATCGAGCTGGGACTCGCGCGGGATCACCTCGCTGGGTGA
- a CDS encoding ArsR/SmtB family transcription factor gives MAGAAPVDLFAALADDSRWQILVTLSRTPASASALAAELPITRQAIAKHLRVLEDVGLVSSVRAGRELRYEPVGARLSQVARQLDAIARGWDRRLDRIRSLAENSSKEKS, from the coding sequence GTGGCCGGCGCCGCGCCGGTCGATCTGTTCGCGGCGCTCGCCGACGACAGTCGTTGGCAGATCCTCGTGACGTTGTCCCGCACGCCGGCGTCGGCGTCGGCACTGGCCGCCGAACTACCCATCACCCGACAGGCGATCGCGAAACACCTTCGCGTACTGGAGGACGTGGGTTTGGTCAGCTCGGTCAGAGCGGGTCGGGAACTGCGCTACGAGCCGGTCGGTGCGCGCCTGAGCCAGGTCGCGCGCCAACTCGACGCCATCGCCCGCGGATGGGACCGTCGCCTCGACCGCATCAGGTCGTTGGCCGAGAACTCTTCGAAGGAGAAGTCATGA
- a CDS encoding SRPBCC domain-containing protein, producing MDTQFDRIEREITIDAPIARVWALVSEPGWYANDQRIGDHRIEHDGDMSYVHDPKHGKFAFRTVTLDEPTYAAFRWHIDADDPTSSSTLVEFWVTQADSGVVLRVAESGFASLSEPEADRRSRFDDHTDGWRIELDLAADHLAGAAARA from the coding sequence ATGGACACGCAATTCGATCGCATCGAACGAGAGATCACCATCGACGCACCCATCGCGCGGGTGTGGGCACTGGTCAGTGAACCCGGCTGGTATGCAAACGATCAGAGGATCGGCGACCACCGCATCGAGCACGACGGTGACATGAGCTACGTCCACGATCCGAAACACGGCAAGTTCGCATTCCGTACCGTGACGCTCGATGAGCCCACCTACGCGGCCTTCCGGTGGCACATCGACGCCGACGATCCCACGAGTTCGTCGACGCTGGTGGAGTTCTGGGTCACCCAGGCCGATTCCGGCGTGGTGCTCAGGGTTGCGGAATCCGGGTTCGCCTCGCTGTCCGAGCCGGAGGCCGATCGCCGCTCGCGATTCGACGACCACACCGACGGCTGGCGGATCGAGTTGGATCTGGCCGCCGACCACCTCGCCGGGGCCGCTGCCCGTGCCTGA
- a CDS encoding AMP-binding protein: MTTSFLVDTDVFGADLTTAAARWRAVAAARADATAVRTPEASLTFAETAAQADRRAQQIVGMTEAGRPIAISIESDTDTVVSMLAVLCSGRPLVLLDPFLPADRRERVLRLSGAHLWEPLDADVDPGGTVSGAPEPAPDDPAVLLFTSGSTGTPKGAVLSQRMPVNHARDGRHFMNFGPEDRAAVLLPLSFGGGLDALAMSLLNGATVLLWDVRRRTTSGLRDWLAAERATTVHSTPSLLRSWLGELTADDAVDSVRLLSTCGEPTHHTDVLLTRETLMPHGMFCSGAGASEVGNLAFNLLSPEQEIEAGPVPVGLPASDKHIRIVDEDGADLPAGTTGEVLVESAHIASGYHDDPEQTATVSRNSPTAGPVIAQATSAGSTRAADSTCSGDSTTPSRSAGTWSNPSRSKQRSAPCPGPSTRSSPPIPTPDD; the protein is encoded by the coding sequence ATGACCACTTCATTCCTCGTGGATACCGACGTGTTCGGTGCCGACCTGACGACGGCAGCAGCGCGGTGGCGTGCGGTTGCCGCAGCGCGCGCCGATGCGACCGCGGTGCGCACGCCCGAGGCGTCGCTCACATTCGCCGAGACCGCCGCGCAGGCAGATCGACGTGCCCAGCAGATCGTCGGCATGACCGAGGCCGGGCGCCCCATCGCGATCTCGATCGAGTCCGACACTGACACGGTTGTCTCGATGCTGGCCGTGCTCTGCTCCGGCCGTCCGCTCGTCCTGCTCGATCCGTTCCTGCCCGCGGATCGTCGCGAGCGCGTCCTCCGACTGTCCGGCGCCCACCTCTGGGAACCATTGGACGCCGACGTGGATCCCGGGGGCACGGTGTCCGGGGCGCCCGAACCCGCACCCGACGACCCCGCCGTCCTGCTCTTCACCTCGGGCTCCACGGGCACCCCGAAGGGCGCCGTCCTGTCCCAGCGGATGCCGGTCAACCATGCTCGCGACGGCCGGCACTTCATGAACTTCGGCCCCGAGGACCGGGCCGCCGTGCTGTTGCCGCTCAGTTTCGGTGGCGGCCTCGACGCGCTCGCGATGAGCCTGCTCAACGGCGCGACCGTGCTGCTGTGGGACGTCCGCCGACGAACCACTTCCGGCCTGCGTGACTGGCTCGCGGCCGAGCGTGCCACCACCGTGCACAGCACACCGTCCCTCCTGCGTTCGTGGCTGGGCGAACTCACCGCCGATGACGCCGTCGACTCGGTTCGCCTGCTCTCGACCTGCGGTGAGCCGACACACCACACCGACGTGCTCCTCACCCGGGAAACCCTCATGCCGCACGGCATGTTCTGCAGCGGGGCCGGTGCCTCCGAGGTCGGCAACCTGGCCTTCAACCTGCTGTCACCGGAGCAGGAGATCGAGGCCGGACCGGTACCGGTCGGTCTCCCTGCGTCGGACAAACACATCCGGATCGTCGACGAAGACGGCGCAGACCTGCCGGCAGGCACCACCGGCGAGGTGCTGGTCGAATCCGCCCACATCGCCTCCGGGTATCACGACGACCCGGAGCAGACGGCCACCGTTTCGAGGAACTCGCCGACGGCCGGACCCGTTATCGCACAGGCGACCTCGGCCGGCTCGACGAGAGCGGCGGACTCCACCTGCTCGGGCGACTCGACGACGCCGTCAAGATCCGCGGGTACCTGGTCGAACCCATCGAGGTCGAAGCAGCGCTCCGCGCCCTGCCCTGGACCCTCGACGCGGTCGTCACCGCCGATCCCGACGCCGGACGACTGA
- a CDS encoding thioesterase domain-containing protein, which yields MIPRDIVVLTKLPRNERGKVDRGALPPPPPRPAPEPPRGLTEMALHQFWCDILGLESIGRNEDFVELGGDSLAAAKMLAEVHHHLQLEVTTAMLAEAPTIALFAQRIESAAKERSAKATGATLVPLRPGTGTPIFLIAGAGSLATSLTPMVRAISTVRPIYAIQARGVETRGRADHSIRAAARRAIADIRSVQPHGPYQIGGYSLGGFIAVEAAARLTTAGETCGIVTVIDSAFVPALARRLRGERVGVLSRARAALRSLTAEDDTLPDRTGDAAAKPAAPLPQRIVQQVGLHALMLTAGLVPLPTALQWVVFFSLGTRMIGRHRPSPFAGPIAVIRSRTNSDDPDLWGHLTSGEVEFADVSGDHISMIRAPYATETARALEAVLARTDGPA from the coding sequence ATGATTCCACGAGACATCGTGGTGCTCACCAAACTCCCGCGCAACGAGCGGGGCAAGGTCGACCGCGGCGCACTACCGCCCCCGCCGCCGCGTCCCGCGCCGGAACCGCCGCGCGGACTGACCGAGATGGCGTTGCACCAGTTCTGGTGCGACATCCTGGGTCTCGAAAGCATCGGGCGCAACGAGGATTTCGTCGAACTCGGCGGCGACTCGCTGGCCGCCGCGAAGATGCTCGCGGAGGTGCATCATCACCTGCAGTTGGAGGTGACCACGGCGATGCTCGCCGAGGCCCCCACGATCGCCTTGTTCGCCCAGCGCATCGAGTCCGCCGCGAAGGAACGTTCGGCGAAGGCGACCGGCGCGACGCTGGTCCCGCTGCGGCCGGGCACCGGCACCCCGATCTTCCTGATCGCGGGCGCGGGCAGCCTCGCGACGAGTCTGACCCCGATGGTCCGGGCGATCAGCACCGTCCGTCCCATCTATGCCATCCAGGCGCGCGGAGTGGAGACACGCGGTCGGGCCGACCACTCGATCCGCGCGGCCGCGCGTCGCGCGATCGCCGACATCCGATCGGTCCAGCCCCACGGTCCGTATCAGATCGGGGGCTACTCGCTGGGCGGATTCATCGCGGTCGAGGCCGCTGCCCGGCTGACCACAGCGGGCGAGACATGCGGGATCGTGACCGTCATCGACTCCGCATTCGTCCCGGCTCTCGCCCGGCGGCTCCGAGGTGAGCGCGTCGGCGTGTTGTCGCGGGCGCGTGCGGCGTTGCGCTCCCTCACGGCGGAGGACGACACCCTGCCGGACCGGACCGGCGACGCAGCGGCGAAACCTGCTGCTCCCCTACCGCAACGCATCGTGCAGCAGGTGGGTCTCCACGCGCTGATGCTCACCGCGGGACTCGTCCCCCTGCCGACGGCCTTGCAGTGGGTGGTCTTCTTCTCACTCGGTACCAGGATGATCGGGCGCCATCGTCCCAGTCCATTCGCCGGACCCATCGCGGTCATCCGTTCACGCACCAACTCCGACGACCCCGATCTCTGGGGACATCTGACCTCCGGCGAGGTGGAGTTCGCCGACGTCAGCGGTGACCACATCTCCATGATCCGTGCGCCCTACGCCACCGAAACGGCCCGGGCGCTCGAGGCGGTACTCGCGCGCACCGACGGCCCGGCCTGA
- the aroQ gene encoding type II 3-dehydroquinate dehydratase has protein sequence MPETATSPETLPILLLNGPNLNTLGVRQPEVYGSHTLADVVELAERTAAELGFGLRAAQTNHEGEMIDWIHEARGQISGIVINPAGWTHTSVALADALVVPEVPIMEVHISNVHKREAFRHHSYVSPIAAGIIVGYGIRGYEFAIRRLAELVG, from the coding sequence ATGCCGGAGACCGCGACCAGCCCAGAGACCTTGCCGATTCTGCTGCTCAACGGCCCGAATCTGAACACGCTCGGCGTCCGGCAGCCCGAGGTCTACGGTTCACACACCCTCGCCGACGTCGTCGAACTGGCGGAACGGACCGCCGCGGAACTGGGCTTCGGGCTGCGCGCCGCCCAGACCAATCACGAGGGCGAGATGATCGACTGGATCCACGAGGCCCGTGGACAGATCAGTGGCATCGTCATCAACCCGGCCGGCTGGACCCATACCTCGGTGGCACTCGCCGACGCCCTGGTGGTCCCGGAGGTGCCGATCATGGAAGTCCACATCAGCAACGTCCACAAACGCGAGGCGTTCCGGCACCACTCCTACGTCTCGCCGATCGCTGCGGGGATCATCGTCGGTTACGGCATCCGTGGTTACGAGTTCGCGATCCGGCGGTTGGCCGAGCTGGTGGGCTGA